A window of Amycolatopsis australiensis contains these coding sequences:
- a CDS encoding SDR family oxidoreductase: MANPFSLLSGTKKVDGKVVLITGAARGIGAGLAERLAARGAKVALVGLEAEEQQKVAGRIGPNARAWEADVTSWDALEQATKGVVEHFGGIDIVIANAGIATAGFVRSVDRAAFEKVIEVDLLGVWRTFRVTLPHVIERKGYLLAISSLAAITHAPGMANYAAAKAGVEAFSNSLRAEVAHLGVKVGVAHPTWIRTDLVESADAHPVFGKLRASMPGLIGKTYPLDVALDDLEAGILKRARTIHVPRWVGALKLFRAFLPPIIEIGSRSRVPSADKAALADIEARGAFESAVTGHGGRAATKG, translated from the coding sequence GTGGCCAACCCGTTTTCGCTGCTGAGCGGCACCAAGAAGGTCGACGGCAAGGTCGTGCTGATCACCGGCGCCGCCCGCGGCATCGGCGCCGGGCTGGCCGAGCGGCTCGCCGCGCGCGGCGCGAAGGTCGCCCTCGTCGGGCTCGAAGCCGAAGAGCAGCAGAAGGTCGCCGGCCGGATCGGGCCGAACGCCCGCGCGTGGGAGGCCGACGTCACCAGCTGGGACGCCCTCGAGCAGGCCACCAAGGGGGTCGTCGAGCACTTCGGCGGGATCGACATCGTCATCGCGAACGCCGGCATCGCGACCGCGGGCTTCGTCCGGTCGGTCGACCGGGCCGCCTTCGAGAAGGTCATCGAGGTCGACCTGCTCGGCGTCTGGCGCACGTTCCGCGTCACGCTCCCGCACGTCATCGAGCGCAAGGGCTACCTGCTGGCCATCTCGAGCCTCGCCGCGATCACGCACGCGCCGGGCATGGCGAACTACGCCGCCGCCAAGGCCGGCGTCGAGGCGTTCTCGAACAGCCTCCGCGCCGAGGTCGCGCACCTGGGCGTCAAGGTCGGCGTCGCGCACCCGACGTGGATCCGCACCGACCTGGTCGAGAGCGCCGACGCGCACCCGGTGTTCGGCAAGCTCCGCGCGTCGATGCCGGGCCTGATCGGCAAGACCTACCCGCTCGACGTCGCGCTCGACGACCTCGAAGCGGGCATCCTCAAGCGGGCCAGGACCATCCACGTGCCGCGTTGGGTCGGCGCGCTCAAGCTGTTCCGCGCGTTCCTGCCGCCGATCATCGAGATCGGGTCCCGCAGCCGGGTACCGTCGGCGGACAAGGCCGCGCTGGCCGACATCGAGGCCCGCGGCGCGTTCGAGTCGGCGGTCACCGGACACGGCGGCCGGGCCGCCACCAAGGGGTGA
- a CDS encoding pyridoxamine 5'-phosphate oxidase family protein: MSRRDQIRMTEDEVRAYLAEQKVINVASIGPNGRPHLAPLWYFPHEDGVATWTYGTSQKAKNLRRLPEATVLVEDGDSYEKLRGVSFEADVRIIEDTEEVTRMGITLMQRYSGARPGDPAPAELKAFIAGQAPKRIGLVFTPTKVASWDHTKLDGTY, translated from the coding sequence ATGTCCCGTCGCGACCAGATCCGGATGACCGAGGACGAGGTGCGCGCGTACCTCGCCGAGCAGAAGGTCATCAACGTCGCCAGCATCGGCCCGAACGGCCGCCCGCACCTGGCGCCGCTGTGGTACTTCCCGCACGAGGACGGCGTCGCGACCTGGACGTACGGCACGTCGCAGAAGGCGAAGAACCTCCGGCGCCTGCCCGAGGCGACCGTGCTCGTCGAAGACGGTGACAGCTACGAGAAGCTGCGCGGCGTCTCGTTCGAAGCCGACGTCCGGATCATCGAGGACACCGAAGAGGTCACCCGGATGGGGATCACGCTCATGCAGCGGTACTCGGGCGCCCGGCCCGGCGACCCCGCGCCGGCCGAGCTGAAGGCGTTCATCGCAGGTCAGGCCCCGAAACGCATCGGGCTGGTGTTCACCCCGACCAAGGTCGCCAGCTGGGACCACACCAAGCTCGACGGGACGTACTAG
- a CDS encoding aldo/keto reductase, translating into MTKLGNTDLDVYGLNLGGNVFGWTADEAQSFAVLDAYTTAGGNFVDTADLYGGGGRSEEILGNWLATRGNRDDVVIATKVGMWDARPGLSAKNIQAAAEDSLRRLGTDHIDLYYAHRDDPGTPLEETLEAFDALVRAGKVRHIGASNYSAERLAAALSISDRNGFARYAVLQPHYNLVERGYERDLAPLVEREGLATLPYFALAKGFLTGKYRTKDETGDSPRAARAASYLDHGGERVLAALDEVAAARGVSVATVALAWLRQQPTVAAPIASARTPRQLTDLVASVTLELTADELAALSRESEPTVG; encoded by the coding sequence ATGACCAAGCTGGGTAACACCGACCTCGACGTGTACGGGCTCAACCTCGGCGGCAACGTCTTCGGCTGGACGGCGGACGAGGCGCAGTCCTTCGCCGTGCTGGACGCCTACACGACGGCCGGCGGCAACTTCGTCGACACAGCCGACCTGTACGGCGGCGGCGGCCGTTCCGAGGAGATCCTCGGCAACTGGCTGGCCACGCGCGGCAACCGCGACGACGTCGTCATCGCGACCAAGGTCGGCATGTGGGACGCGCGGCCCGGTCTGTCCGCGAAGAACATCCAGGCCGCGGCCGAAGACTCACTGCGCCGGCTCGGGACCGACCACATCGACCTCTACTACGCCCACCGCGACGACCCGGGCACCCCGCTCGAGGAGACGCTCGAAGCGTTCGACGCCCTGGTCCGCGCGGGCAAGGTGCGCCACATCGGCGCGTCCAACTACAGCGCCGAGCGGCTGGCCGCCGCACTGTCCATTTCGGACAGGAATGGGTTCGCGCGGTACGCCGTGCTGCAGCCGCACTACAACCTCGTGGAGCGGGGCTACGAGCGCGACCTCGCCCCGCTCGTCGAGCGCGAAGGCCTCGCGACGCTGCCGTACTTCGCTCTGGCGAAGGGCTTCCTCACGGGCAAGTACCGCACCAAGGACGAGACCGGTGACAGCCCGCGTGCCGCTCGTGCGGCGTCCTATTTGGACCACGGCGGCGAACGCGTGCTCGCGGCGCTCGACGAGGTCGCGGCCGCGCGCGGCGTCTCGGTCGCCACCGTGGCACTGGCCTGGCTGCGGCAGCAGCCGACGGTCGCGGCGCCGATCGCCAGCGCGCGGACGCCCCGGCAGCTCACCGATCTCGTCGCGTCCGTGACCCTCGAACTCACCGCGGACGAACTGGCCGCACTTTCCCGCGAAAGTGAGCCTACTGTTGGGTAG
- a CDS encoding LLM class F420-dependent oxidoreductase, producing the protein MAIELGKLGIWRQYPDVDAKFAADAEKLGYGAIWLGSSPGGDLAYVDDLLGATESLVVATGIVNIWQDEPASIAKAYERIAGKYPDRFLLGVGAGHREHTQEFKKPYTALVEYLDGLDAAGVPVAGRALAALGPKVVKLAGDRTAGAHPYLVTPEHTREARQILGPGKLLAPEHKVVLGTDAAEARAIGRRTVKFYLGLVNYVSNLRKLGFTDEDLAGEGSDRLVDALALHGDAETIATGLRAHFEAGADQVIVQVLNEDPWPAYRELAAALR; encoded by the coding sequence ATGGCAATCGAACTGGGCAAGCTCGGAATCTGGCGGCAGTACCCGGACGTCGACGCGAAGTTCGCGGCGGACGCGGAGAAGCTCGGCTACGGCGCGATCTGGCTGGGCAGCTCGCCCGGCGGCGACCTCGCCTACGTAGACGACCTGCTGGGCGCGACGGAGTCACTGGTCGTCGCGACCGGCATCGTGAACATCTGGCAGGACGAACCGGCGTCGATCGCCAAGGCGTACGAGCGGATCGCGGGCAAGTACCCGGACCGGTTCCTGCTCGGCGTCGGCGCCGGCCACCGCGAGCACACGCAGGAGTTCAAGAAGCCGTACACCGCGCTGGTCGAGTACCTGGACGGCCTGGACGCGGCGGGGGTCCCGGTGGCCGGCCGGGCGCTGGCCGCGCTCGGCCCGAAGGTGGTCAAGCTGGCCGGGGACCGGACCGCGGGCGCGCACCCGTACCTGGTGACGCCGGAGCACACGCGCGAAGCGCGGCAGATCCTCGGCCCGGGCAAGCTGCTGGCGCCGGAGCACAAGGTCGTCCTCGGCACCGACGCGGCGGAGGCCCGCGCGATCGGCCGCCGGACCGTGAAGTTCTACCTCGGGCTCGTCAACTACGTCAGCAACCTGCGGAAACTCGGCTTCACCGACGAGGACCTCGCCGGCGAGGGCAGCGACCGCCTGGTCGACGCGCTGGCGTTGCACGGCGACGCGGAGACGATCGCGACCGGCCTGCGCGCGCACTTCGAGGCGGGCGCGGACCAGGTCATCGTCCAGGTGCTGAACGAGGACCCGTGGCCGGCGTACCGCGAGCTGGCCGCCGCGTTGCGCTGA
- the fbaA gene encoding class II fructose-bisphosphate aldolase → MPIATPEVYAEMLDRAKANEFAYPAINVTSSETVNAAIRGFAEAESDGIIQFSTGGAEFASGQKVKDMVTGATALAEFAQVVAAKYDVNVALHTDHCPKDKLDGFVRPLLEISAERVKNGQNPLFQSHMWDGSAIDLDENLEIAAELLAKASAAKIILEVEIGVVGGEEDGVAHDINEKLYTAEGDFLKTIDALGAGEKGRYLLAATFGNVHGVYKPGNVKLRPDVLKGGQEAAAKKLGLDAGSKPFELVFHGGSGSLPEEIREAVSYGVVKMNVDTDTQYAFSRPIADHFFKNYDGVLKVDGEVGNKKVYDPRSYLKAAEAGMAARVVEACQALGSAGTKLK, encoded by the coding sequence ATGCCCATCGCCACCCCCGAGGTCTACGCGGAGATGCTCGACCGGGCCAAGGCGAACGAGTTCGCCTACCCGGCCATCAACGTGACCTCGTCCGAGACCGTGAACGCCGCCATCCGCGGCTTCGCCGAGGCGGAGAGCGACGGCATCATCCAGTTCTCCACCGGCGGTGCCGAGTTCGCGTCCGGCCAGAAGGTCAAGGACATGGTCACCGGCGCGACGGCGCTCGCGGAGTTCGCCCAGGTCGTCGCGGCGAAGTACGACGTGAACGTCGCGCTGCACACCGACCACTGCCCGAAGGACAAGCTGGACGGCTTCGTCCGCCCGCTGCTGGAGATCTCGGCCGAGCGGGTGAAGAACGGCCAGAACCCGCTGTTCCAGTCCCACATGTGGGACGGCTCGGCGATCGACCTCGACGAGAACCTGGAGATCGCGGCGGAGCTGCTGGCCAAGGCGTCGGCGGCGAAGATCATCCTCGAGGTGGAGATCGGCGTCGTGGGCGGCGAGGAGGACGGCGTCGCGCACGACATCAACGAGAAGCTGTACACGGCCGAAGGCGACTTCCTGAAGACGATCGACGCGCTGGGCGCGGGCGAAAAGGGCCGCTACCTGCTGGCGGCGACGTTCGGCAACGTCCACGGCGTGTACAAGCCGGGCAACGTGAAGCTGCGCCCGGACGTGCTGAAGGGCGGCCAGGAGGCGGCGGCGAAGAAGCTGGGCCTGGACGCGGGCTCGAAGCCGTTCGAGCTGGTCTTCCACGGCGGCTCGGGCTCCCTGCCGGAGGAGATCCGCGAGGCGGTCTCGTACGGCGTGGTGAAGATGAACGTGGACACGGACACGCAGTACGCGTTCTCCCGCCCGATCGCGGACCACTTCTTCAAGAACTACGACGGCGTCCTGAAGGTGGACGGCGAGGTGGGCAACAAGAAGGTCTACGACCCGCGTTCGTACCTGAAGGCGGCAGAGGCCGGCATGGCGGCCCGCGTGGTCGAGGCCTGCCAGGCGCTGGGCTCGGCGGGCACGAAGCTCAAGTAG
- a CDS encoding TetR/AcrR family transcriptional regulator has protein sequence MSSPAPRGRPRKLPVGEQRTRVLDAAAKVVAQHGMQGATIEQIAREAGVSRQAVYEQFGDRATLFAEVVAATEEQAFAAIAGPSVTDPQPGLRAWARANYATMVTFVAERPEAYGVLRAAERAGDPALTRLRERLAAVYADASRKRWAAHGIDSGRADRALVTLFFAMTESLVQATWDGDPPDQDALIDLLTEFTVGGVARLQTKASDVIERLR, from the coding sequence ATGTCAAGCCCGGCGCCGCGCGGGCGGCCGCGCAAGCTCCCGGTCGGCGAGCAGCGCACCCGCGTGCTGGACGCGGCGGCCAAGGTCGTCGCGCAGCACGGGATGCAGGGCGCGACGATCGAGCAGATCGCGCGCGAGGCCGGCGTCTCGCGGCAAGCCGTCTACGAGCAGTTCGGTGACCGCGCGACGCTGTTCGCCGAGGTCGTGGCGGCCACCGAGGAGCAGGCCTTCGCCGCCATCGCGGGTCCTTCGGTGACCGACCCGCAGCCGGGGCTGCGGGCCTGGGCGCGGGCCAACTACGCCACCATGGTCACCTTCGTCGCCGAGCGCCCGGAGGCCTACGGCGTCCTCCGCGCGGCCGAGCGCGCCGGCGACCCCGCACTCACCCGGTTGAGGGAGAGATTGGCCGCCGTATACGCCGACGCGAGCCGCAAGCGGTGGGCCGCGCACGGCATCGACTCCGGCCGCGCCGACCGCGCGCTCGTCACGCTCTTCTTCGCGATGACGGAGTCACTGGTCCAGGCCACCTGGGACGGCGATCCGCCGGACCAGGACGCCCTGATCGACCTGCTCACCGAATTCACGGTCGGCGGCGTCGCCCGCCTCCAGACGAAGGCGAGCGACGTCATCGAACGGCTGCGGTAG
- a CDS encoding DUF3151 domain-containing protein, with protein MTHNLLGPEPTLLPEHTAAQAALDAGNDPAAVAAEHPDYSEAWASLAEKALDAGETVAAYAYARTGYHRGLDQLRRAGWKGFGPVPWSHRPNQGFLRALAVLGKAAGKIGETEEYERCKTFIADSDPAAAEATGLK; from the coding sequence ATGACGCACAACCTGCTCGGCCCCGAGCCGACGCTGCTGCCGGAGCACACCGCCGCCCAGGCCGCGCTCGACGCCGGGAACGACCCGGCCGCCGTCGCGGCCGAACACCCCGACTACAGCGAGGCGTGGGCTTCGCTGGCCGAGAAGGCCCTGGACGCGGGCGAGACCGTCGCCGCGTACGCGTACGCCCGCACCGGCTACCACCGCGGCCTCGACCAGCTGCGCCGCGCCGGCTGGAAGGGCTTCGGCCCGGTGCCCTGGTCGCACCGCCCCAACCAGGGATTCCTGCGCGCCCTCGCCGTGCTGGGCAAGGCCGCCGGCAAGATCGGCGAGACCGAAGAGTACGAGCGCTGCAAGACCTTCATCGCCGACTCCGACCCGGCGGCCGCGGAAGCCACCGGCCTGAAGTGA
- a CDS encoding lipase family protein, whose amino-acid sequence MRIFPRRALSAAVATVSVLALVTLGPPQASAESFYDPPSPLPAGSNGDVIRHETSTFYVDPIKLIKADASVQRIMYRSTDTHGAPIAVTGTVLTPRTAWHGSGPRPIVSYAVGTQGEGDDCAPSKALAAGFEYEGPFIAGLLTRGYGVVVTDYEGLGTPGDHTYVNRAAEAHAVLDAVRAAQRLPEAGLPDDGPVAIAGYSQGGGASAAAAELQPSYAPELQLKGAYAGAVPADLAEVAKNLDGHYAVGFLGFALVSMNYAYPELNIPALLNARGKQLFEQVRTECTVEAIAAHAFTQSSTLTNDGRSLTAYLGEEPYASRVAEQKIGTLKPSVPVLIVHSALDDIVPYAQDRDLGRTWCGKGVRVQFSTTLVPTHVLAAVRAFPEAFAWLEGRFAGLPAPTDCGLF is encoded by the coding sequence ATGCGTATCTTCCCTCGCCGCGCGCTGTCCGCGGCGGTCGCCACGGTTTCCGTGCTGGCCTTGGTGACGCTCGGCCCGCCGCAGGCCTCCGCCGAGTCCTTCTACGACCCGCCGTCGCCGCTGCCCGCGGGCAGCAACGGCGACGTCATCCGGCACGAGACGTCGACCTTCTACGTCGACCCGATCAAGCTGATCAAGGCCGACGCGTCGGTCCAGCGGATCATGTACCGGAGCACGGACACGCACGGCGCGCCGATCGCGGTCACCGGCACCGTGCTGACGCCGCGAACGGCATGGCACGGCTCGGGCCCGCGGCCGATCGTCTCCTACGCCGTGGGCACGCAGGGCGAGGGCGACGACTGCGCGCCGTCGAAAGCGCTTGCCGCCGGCTTCGAGTACGAAGGGCCCTTCATCGCGGGCTTGCTGACGCGGGGCTACGGCGTCGTCGTGACCGACTACGAAGGTCTCGGCACGCCCGGAGACCACACGTACGTCAACCGCGCGGCGGAGGCGCACGCGGTGCTCGACGCGGTCCGCGCGGCCCAGCGGCTGCCGGAGGCCGGGCTGCCGGACGACGGCCCGGTCGCGATCGCGGGCTACTCCCAGGGCGGCGGCGCGTCGGCCGCGGCGGCCGAGCTGCAGCCGAGCTACGCACCCGAGTTGCAGTTGAAGGGCGCGTACGCGGGCGCGGTACCGGCGGACCTGGCCGAGGTCGCCAAGAACCTCGACGGCCACTACGCGGTCGGTTTCCTCGGCTTCGCGCTGGTCAGCATGAACTACGCGTACCCGGAGCTGAACATCCCGGCGCTGCTCAACGCGCGCGGCAAGCAGCTGTTCGAGCAGGTGCGGACCGAGTGCACGGTGGAGGCGATCGCGGCGCACGCGTTCACGCAGTCGTCGACGCTGACCAACGACGGCCGCTCGCTGACCGCGTACCTCGGTGAGGAGCCGTACGCGTCGCGGGTGGCGGAGCAGAAGATCGGGACGCTGAAGCCGTCGGTGCCGGTGCTGATCGTCCACAGCGCGCTCGACGACATCGTGCCGTACGCGCAGGACCGGGACCTGGGCCGGACGTGGTGCGGCAAGGGCGTGCGGGTGCAGTTCAGCACGACGCTGGTGCCGACGCACGTGCTGGCCGCGGTGCGGGCGTTCCCGGAGGCGTTCGCCTGGCTCGAAGGGCGCTTCGCCGGTCTCCCGGCGCCCACCGACTGCGGCCTGTTCTGA